A part of Cotesia glomerata isolate CgM1 linkage group LG4, MPM_Cglom_v2.3, whole genome shotgun sequence genomic DNA contains:
- the LOC123263153 gene encoding SUN domain-containing protein 2-like — protein METVNVKVDASILNLVKIVCPSAEELSVIINNVRCNQCGLVFQNESRFRLHDLKVHQRKNLDKIAKESIKYHCPEVSCIYSTTSQRYFTTMKYLKQHYLKVHAAKTFSCTQCDKSFSTEAAKVAHIRVCGLEFTCSCFKNFSTYEALLTHAKRQSHSFDEKYKNLLRRASTKNLPVVQICKVQKKLPVFIRPYQESNHRVQESKVIKDTRDMAIQTDDLKKVRRILSPSKSNKRRESRQTQTNCLLKEKRSRKTVETQTSVGSVKELKKLSINKKQNLPKKELQFNNNNNNNNNNNNNNNDDDNNEGTFSSDLFSDSLPLNGMQELWPVRSPESKVEKNIIDDLYDNVTQTDILPFYQEDSITQLNSKNSLFSATRISRSDPMLTEEINDKFSSIETQTDRPYLDSIFDPEPNYSRPYAVSSNNETQTTQEFDDIKSLLYSNMCTQTCYDILHPDLGLSDTQTQTAWSEELDVESSGHDKSSIIACRSWLSTQTSHTETQTDLLNIFDELQ, from the exons ATGGAGACCGTAAACGTCAAAGTTGATGCAAGTATCCTGAACCTCGTAAAAATAGTCTGCCCGTCAGCTGAAGAATTGagtgtaattataaataatgtgaGGTGCAATCAGTGTGGGCTCGTATTTCAGAACGAGTCCCGATTTCGTCTTCATGACTTGAAAGTACACCAGCGTAAAAATTTGGACAAAATAGCCAAGGAGTCTATCAAGTATCACTGTCCCGAGGTATCTTGTATTTATTCTACTACTTCTCAACGATACTTTACAACGATGAAGTACTTAAAACAG cattACCTGAAAGTTCATGCTGCTAAAACTTTCTCGTGTACGCAGTGTGATAAAAGTTTTTCAACAGAAGCTGCTAAAGTCGCGCACATCAGAGTCTGCGGTTTGGAGTTTACCTGcagttgttttaaaaatttttctacttacgAGGCACTTTTAACTCATGCTAAAAGACAGTCTCATTCTTTTGATgagaagtataaaaatttgctCAG AAGAGCTTCCACAAAGAATCTTCCAGTGGTACAAATCTGTAAAGTACAGAAAAAGTTACCAGTATTTATTCGTCCATATCAAGAAAGTAATCACAGAGTCCAAGAAtcaaaagtaataaaagaCACAAGAGACATGGCAATTCAGACTGATGATTTAAAGAAAGTCAGACGAATTTTAAGCCCTTCAAAGTCTAACAAACGCCGAGAGTCTCGACAGACACAGACTAATTGTTTGCTCAAAGAAAAGCGCAGTAGGAAGACTGTAGAGACTCAAACTTCTGTTGGAAGtgtcaaagagctcaaaaaattaagCATTAATAAGAAGCAAAATCTTCCTAAGAAGGAGttgcaatttaataataataataacaacaacaacaataataataataataataatgatgatgataataatgaagGGACATTTAGCAGTGATTTATTCTCTGACTCCCTGCCGTTAAACGGGATGCAGGAATTATGGCCAGTAAGAAGCCCCGAGTCGAAGGTAGAGAAGAatataattgatgatttataCGACAACGTCACCCAGACAGACATCCTTCCGTTCTACCAAGAGGACAGCATCACCCAGCTGAACTCCAAGAACTCGCTGTTCTCAGCGACGAGGATCTCGAGGTCAGACCCGATGCTGACGGAAGAAATCAATGATAAATTCAGCAGCATTGAGACCCAGACTGACCGCCCGTACCTGGACTCAATCTTCGACCCCGAGCCGAACTACTCGAGGCCTTACGCCGTCAGCTCGAACAACGAGACCCAGACTACTCAGGAGTTCGACGACATAAAGAGTCTTCTTTACAGTAATATGTGCACGCAAACGTGCTACGATATTCTACACCCCGACCTGGGGCTCTCTGACACCCAGACTCAGACCGCTTGGTCTGAGGAGCTCGATGTCGAGTCTTCCGGTCACGATAAATCCTCCATTATCGCTTGTCGCTCCTGGCTCAGCACACAAACTAGTCATACTGAAACTCAGACAGATCTTCTTAATATATTTGATGAGTtacaataa
- the LOC123263155 gene encoding uncharacterized ENTR1 family protein isoform X1, producing the protein MEEKHSMQNNKGGLSSSSSSSLEDLDQPRVERSSYQSQEAMPKKEENPFSFKHFLKKDSNYSHAGARPKVYSSRVNSLSTNPVTADSVVTETDGIYARNPTELPDFVQDHLVIEQCYLNHQDAASGTQMIADIDNLPDFALNSVESRPLRHRNEQHSVKKHDTVGDLPFDLTTGNDKRNLDGYRNLNHGSPDRETIREPMNFPLDLPFAGPSSDQGNSVQVNSNESIHSLGGDNGIPKSLPDFLNDGPIRNRVPLPDNTGNNIESSHPPLQMEIEMLRHNLEIARRQNGEKNRRIQMLEAELASRRAVDYEETAHLEKAMEQVEDNLKRSTRRAVNAESAVTQLKQQIKELTAEISVLRIENRELKNALGAGCSSTSREGDKKVLKLAGDLREAASSAESYLRQLMSGVDNLKIIASTLENLDRIEDRTKDLLPDFDEDNAAGPAL; encoded by the exons atggaaGAAAAACAT agtatgcaaaataataaaggAGGCTTGTCGTCGTCCTCCTCGTCATCGTTAGAAGATTTGGATCAGCCGAGAGTAGAAAGATCTAGTTATCAAAGTCAAg aaGCGATGCcgaaaaaagaagaaaacccTTTTAGTTTTAAACACTTTCTAAAAAAAGACTCTAATTACTCCCACGCTGGAGCGAGACCCAAAGTTTACTCCAGCCGAGTGAATTCTTTATCAACAAATCCGGTGACAGCTGACAGCGTAGTGACCGAAACAGACGGTATTTACGCAAGAAACCCAACGGAACTTCCAGATTTCGTCCAGGACCACCTGGTGATCGAGCAGTGCTACTTGAACCACCAGGACGCGGCTTCAGGAACCCAGATGATAGCTGACATCGACAACCTGCCGGACTTTGCGCTGAACAGCGTCGAGTCTCGGCCATTGCGCCACCGGAATGAGCAACATTCGGTGAAGAAGCACGACACTGTTGGCGACCTGCCATTCGACTTGACTACGGGGAACGACAAGAGGAACCTAGATGGCTACCGCAATCTGAACCACGGCTCTCCGGACAGAGAGACTATCAGAGAGCCGATGAACTTCCCTCTTGACCTACCCTTCGCGGGACCTTCTTCAGACCAGGGTAATTCTGTCCAAGTTAATTCTAATGAAAGTATCCACTCTCTGGGCGGCGATAATGGGATTCCCAAGTCGCTCCCGGATTTTCTCAATGATGGACCCATCAGGAATCGAGTTCCTCTGCCTGATAATACTgggaataatattgaatcttCACACCCGCCTCTGCAAATGGAGATTGAGATGCTGAGACATAATCTGGAGATTGCTCGCAGGCAGAATGGGGAGAAGAACAGGAGGATCCAGATGCTGGAGGCTGAACTTGCTTCTAGAAGAGCTGTGGATTATGAAGAGACAGCGCATTTGGAAAAAGCTATGGAGCAGGTTGAGGATAATCTGAAACGGAGCACG aggAGAGCTGTCAATGCTGAAAGTGCTGTCACACAATTAAAACAACAAATTAAAGAACTAACg gCGGAAATTTCGGTCCTGAGAATAGAAAAcagagaattaaaaaatgccCTGGGAGCTGGCTGTAGTTCAACCTCCAGAGAaggtgataaaaaagttttaaaactgGCTGGTGATCTAAGAGAAGCTGCTTCATCAGCTGAATCTTATCTcag GCAACTGATGTCAGGAGtagacaatttaaaaataatagcttCAACCCTGGAGAACTTGGATAGGATAGAAGATCGAACCAAAGATTTACTGCCGGACTTTGACGAAGACAACGCCGCAGGACCGGCATTATAA
- the LOC123263155 gene encoding uncharacterized ENTR1 family protein isoform X2 produces the protein MQNNKGGLSSSSSSSLEDLDQPRVERSSYQSQEAMPKKEENPFSFKHFLKKDSNYSHAGARPKVYSSRVNSLSTNPVTADSVVTETDGIYARNPTELPDFVQDHLVIEQCYLNHQDAASGTQMIADIDNLPDFALNSVESRPLRHRNEQHSVKKHDTVGDLPFDLTTGNDKRNLDGYRNLNHGSPDRETIREPMNFPLDLPFAGPSSDQGNSVQVNSNESIHSLGGDNGIPKSLPDFLNDGPIRNRVPLPDNTGNNIESSHPPLQMEIEMLRHNLEIARRQNGEKNRRIQMLEAELASRRAVDYEETAHLEKAMEQVEDNLKRSTRRAVNAESAVTQLKQQIKELTAEISVLRIENRELKNALGAGCSSTSREGDKKVLKLAGDLREAASSAESYLRQLMSGVDNLKIIASTLENLDRIEDRTKDLLPDFDEDNAAGPAL, from the exons atgcaaaataataaaggAGGCTTGTCGTCGTCCTCCTCGTCATCGTTAGAAGATTTGGATCAGCCGAGAGTAGAAAGATCTAGTTATCAAAGTCAAg aaGCGATGCcgaaaaaagaagaaaacccTTTTAGTTTTAAACACTTTCTAAAAAAAGACTCTAATTACTCCCACGCTGGAGCGAGACCCAAAGTTTACTCCAGCCGAGTGAATTCTTTATCAACAAATCCGGTGACAGCTGACAGCGTAGTGACCGAAACAGACGGTATTTACGCAAGAAACCCAACGGAACTTCCAGATTTCGTCCAGGACCACCTGGTGATCGAGCAGTGCTACTTGAACCACCAGGACGCGGCTTCAGGAACCCAGATGATAGCTGACATCGACAACCTGCCGGACTTTGCGCTGAACAGCGTCGAGTCTCGGCCATTGCGCCACCGGAATGAGCAACATTCGGTGAAGAAGCACGACACTGTTGGCGACCTGCCATTCGACTTGACTACGGGGAACGACAAGAGGAACCTAGATGGCTACCGCAATCTGAACCACGGCTCTCCGGACAGAGAGACTATCAGAGAGCCGATGAACTTCCCTCTTGACCTACCCTTCGCGGGACCTTCTTCAGACCAGGGTAATTCTGTCCAAGTTAATTCTAATGAAAGTATCCACTCTCTGGGCGGCGATAATGGGATTCCCAAGTCGCTCCCGGATTTTCTCAATGATGGACCCATCAGGAATCGAGTTCCTCTGCCTGATAATACTgggaataatattgaatcttCACACCCGCCTCTGCAAATGGAGATTGAGATGCTGAGACATAATCTGGAGATTGCTCGCAGGCAGAATGGGGAGAAGAACAGGAGGATCCAGATGCTGGAGGCTGAACTTGCTTCTAGAAGAGCTGTGGATTATGAAGAGACAGCGCATTTGGAAAAAGCTATGGAGCAGGTTGAGGATAATCTGAAACGGAGCACG aggAGAGCTGTCAATGCTGAAAGTGCTGTCACACAATTAAAACAACAAATTAAAGAACTAACg gCGGAAATTTCGGTCCTGAGAATAGAAAAcagagaattaaaaaatgccCTGGGAGCTGGCTGTAGTTCAACCTCCAGAGAaggtgataaaaaagttttaaaactgGCTGGTGATCTAAGAGAAGCTGCTTCATCAGCTGAATCTTATCTcag GCAACTGATGTCAGGAGtagacaatttaaaaataatagcttCAACCCTGGAGAACTTGGATAGGATAGAAGATCGAACCAAAGATTTACTGCCGGACTTTGACGAAGACAACGCCGCAGGACCGGCATTATAA
- the LOC123263150 gene encoding putative leucine-rich repeat-containing protein DDB_G0290503 isoform X1: protein MAKNALNVNFYPNTLKDNDAILRKLRSRSKIDNKTQEEWSKLFTKLNTESKKQTNKTSDLRQVHIGNSEDVTYGVIEGFPSGSWWGIRMDCARDRVHKSFDNDIDEGVFGVASICTSHVNTTNDVDLGTYLTFTGGKYNQSKPTDPLLTNFNNHIPLRLIRSYNLANEFAPKTGYRYDGLYIVASCWIGINSKDSTRYYKYALARLNHQEAPPWVTQTRIVTRQSSSQKSPLKSCGLYKCHMYGCSQESKKFKSCESEVEKVKLNADLGEKEKEASLLNSLNFISKPYKLQNTNISIRTELYDSSPNPQQDIKKTPMTYCRVYNKTKSESKKLDVELKKVQQEDKITECKNLFLDSRASTRASVGSESSGLSEKKVDLQKAVVEIETMTPEQMLNLIIKKRYNPTGKLLIGSIIGLPENEGKNLNAGKVKDREGKSKMNHFRETRSTVKNQEVKVNRSKSKKSVPRKRKNELANLTIDANFGMNLRGQCIQTRTMKNRRLRCPAIILSKRKDLSDYITSYPRVELRRKGKIIATAKKSQINGCKRLSVGNKNKDEGKHEIRGNLKDRNNCNNILKRRNKIINTESSLIKPRMVDASTQCIATKDATTFVNMETQKKNEKSLIKIEVIDLEDEEEMEEVKSEFEDSNSEEEEEEEESLRQKKFYSGNDVNINNDNDDNDNLSAFVALSDRDMRVARLRSIGFKPIEPVIVSENGSFVQYYNCDASTSSLHAVTERQVDEQYNKYTSEENNVVEYMDHELHFQDIEEDGIKHDYKISGGNFDVNKGDYKSGKKRRCSSSEEEFQDDESKNFDEQEAPWLGWSRSTANR, encoded by the exons ATGGCTAAAAACGCGctcaatgttaatttttatccaaACACTCTCAAGGATAATGACGCTATTTTGCGGAAACTACGATCACGGAGCAAG attgacAATAAAACTCAAGAAGAATGgagtaaattatttacaaaactaAATACCGAGTCTAAAAAACAAACTAACAAAACAAGCGATTTAAGACAAGTTCACATC GGTAACAGCGAGGACGTGACCTACGGAGTAATCGAAGGATTTCCCTCCGGATCTTGGTGGGGAATCCGTATGGACTGCGCTAGAGACAGAGTCCATAAATCTTTCGACAACGACATCGACGAGGGAGTCTTCGGAGTGGCTTCAATTTGCACGTCCCACGTGAACACGACCAACGACGTGGACCTGGGTACCTACCTGACCTTCACAGGAGGTAAATACAACCAGAGCAAGCCCACCGACCCTCTATTGACCAACTTTAACAACCACATTCCGCTGAGATTAATCCGGAGCTACAATTTAGCGAATGAGTTCGCTCCTAAAACAGGTTACCGGTACGATGGCTTGTACATCGTGGCTTCCTGCTGGATCGGGATCAACTCCAAAGATTCAACTAGATATTACAAGTACGCTCTAGCGAGGCTGAATCATCAGGAGGCTCCGCCTTGGGTGACTCAGACTAGGATTGTCACTAGACAATCTTCTTCTCAGAAATCTCCATTAAAATCCTGCGGATTGTACAAGTGTCACATGTACGGCTGCTCTCAGGAGtctaaaaagtttaaatctTGCGAGTCTGAAGTCGAGAAGGTTAAATTAAATGCTGATCTTGGAGAGAAAGAAAAAGAAGCTTCATTGCTAAACAgccttaattttatttccaagCCTTATAAATTACAGAATACAAATATCTCAATTAGAACTGAGTTGTATGACTCGTCGCCTAATCCTCAgcaagatattaaaaaaactccTATGACTTACTGCAGGGTTTACAATAAAACTAAATCCGAGAGTAAGAAATTAGACgtggaattaaaaaaagtgcAACAAGAGGATAAAATTACAGagtgtaaaaatttgtttttggaCTCCAGAGCAAGCACTAGAGCTTCTGTGGGCTCGGAATCTTCCGGGCTATCGGAAAAAAAAGTCGATCTTCAAAAAGCAGTAGTGGAGATTGAAACTATGACTCCGGAGCAAATGttgaatttgattattaaaaaacggTACAATCCTACGGGAAAATTGCTTATTGGAAGCATTATTGGACTCCCGGAGAATGAAGGTAAGAATTTAAATGCTGGGAAGGTTAAGGATAGGGAGGGAAAGAGTAAAATGAACCATTTTAGAGAGACAAGGTCTACGGTTAAGAATCAGGAGGTGAAGGTTAATAGGAGTAAGAGTAAGAAATCAGTGCCTAGAAAAAGGAAAAATGAGCTGGCtaatttaactattgatgCTAATTTCGGGATGAATTTACGCGGGCAGTGTATTCAGACTAGGACTATGAAAAATAGGAGGCTAAGGTGTCCCGcgattattttgagtaaaaggAAGGATTTGTCAGATTATATTACTAGTTATCCGAGAGTTGAGCTTAGGAGGAAGGGGAAGATTATTGCTACTGCTAAGAAAAGTCAGATTAATGGGTGTAAAAGGCTTAGTGttggtaataaaaataaagatgagGGGAAACATGAAATTCGGGGTAATTTAAAGGATAGAAATAAttgcaataatattttaaaaagaagaaataaaataataaacacagAATCTTCATTAATAAAACCACGAATGGTTGACGCATCAACGCAGTGTATTGCTACAAAAGATGCGACGACTTTTGTAAACATGGAgactcagaaaaaaaatgaaaagtctctTATTAAGATTGAAGTGATTGATTTAGAAGACGAGGAAGAAATGGAAGAAGTTAAATCAGAGTTTGAAGACAGTAATTCTGAAGAGGAAGAAGAGGAAGAAGAATCTTTGAGGCAGAAGAAGTTTTATAGTGGGAAtgatgttaatattaataatgataatgatgataatgataactTGTCGGCGTTTGTGGCTTTGTCGGACAGGGACATGAGAGTAGCTAGGCTGAGATCGATCGGGTTCAAGCCCATCGAGCCGGTTATTGTCTCAGAGAACGGCTCTTTTGTACAATACTACAATTGTGACGCGAGCACTAGTTCTTTGCATGCCGTGACGGAGAGACAGGTTGACGAGCAGTATAATAAGTACACTAGTGAGGAAAATAATGTTGTTGAGTACATGGACCATGAGCTACATTTTCAGGACATTGAGGAGGATGGGATTAAAcatgattataaaatttctggGGGTAATTTTGATGTTAATAAAGGGGATTATAAGAGTGGGAAGAAACGCAGGTGCAGTTCTTCGGAGGAAGAATTTCAAGATGATGaaagcaaaaattttgacGAGCAGGAGGCTCCCTGGCTTGGATGGAGCAGGAGTACTGCTAATAGATAG
- the LOC123263150 gene encoding putative leucine-rich repeat-containing protein DDB_G0290503 isoform X2 — MAKNALNVNFYPNTLKDNDAILRKLRSRSKIDNKTQEEWSKLFTKLNTESKKQTNKTSDGNSEDVTYGVIEGFPSGSWWGIRMDCARDRVHKSFDNDIDEGVFGVASICTSHVNTTNDVDLGTYLTFTGGKYNQSKPTDPLLTNFNNHIPLRLIRSYNLANEFAPKTGYRYDGLYIVASCWIGINSKDSTRYYKYALARLNHQEAPPWVTQTRIVTRQSSSQKSPLKSCGLYKCHMYGCSQESKKFKSCESEVEKVKLNADLGEKEKEASLLNSLNFISKPYKLQNTNISIRTELYDSSPNPQQDIKKTPMTYCRVYNKTKSESKKLDVELKKVQQEDKITECKNLFLDSRASTRASVGSESSGLSEKKVDLQKAVVEIETMTPEQMLNLIIKKRYNPTGKLLIGSIIGLPENEGKNLNAGKVKDREGKSKMNHFRETRSTVKNQEVKVNRSKSKKSVPRKRKNELANLTIDANFGMNLRGQCIQTRTMKNRRLRCPAIILSKRKDLSDYITSYPRVELRRKGKIIATAKKSQINGCKRLSVGNKNKDEGKHEIRGNLKDRNNCNNILKRRNKIINTESSLIKPRMVDASTQCIATKDATTFVNMETQKKNEKSLIKIEVIDLEDEEEMEEVKSEFEDSNSEEEEEEEESLRQKKFYSGNDVNINNDNDDNDNLSAFVALSDRDMRVARLRSIGFKPIEPVIVSENGSFVQYYNCDASTSSLHAVTERQVDEQYNKYTSEENNVVEYMDHELHFQDIEEDGIKHDYKISGGNFDVNKGDYKSGKKRRCSSSEEEFQDDESKNFDEQEAPWLGWSRSTANR, encoded by the exons ATGGCTAAAAACGCGctcaatgttaatttttatccaaACACTCTCAAGGATAATGACGCTATTTTGCGGAAACTACGATCACGGAGCAAG attgacAATAAAACTCAAGAAGAATGgagtaaattatttacaaaactaAATACCGAGTCTAAAAAACAAACTAACAAAACAAGCGAT GGTAACAGCGAGGACGTGACCTACGGAGTAATCGAAGGATTTCCCTCCGGATCTTGGTGGGGAATCCGTATGGACTGCGCTAGAGACAGAGTCCATAAATCTTTCGACAACGACATCGACGAGGGAGTCTTCGGAGTGGCTTCAATTTGCACGTCCCACGTGAACACGACCAACGACGTGGACCTGGGTACCTACCTGACCTTCACAGGAGGTAAATACAACCAGAGCAAGCCCACCGACCCTCTATTGACCAACTTTAACAACCACATTCCGCTGAGATTAATCCGGAGCTACAATTTAGCGAATGAGTTCGCTCCTAAAACAGGTTACCGGTACGATGGCTTGTACATCGTGGCTTCCTGCTGGATCGGGATCAACTCCAAAGATTCAACTAGATATTACAAGTACGCTCTAGCGAGGCTGAATCATCAGGAGGCTCCGCCTTGGGTGACTCAGACTAGGATTGTCACTAGACAATCTTCTTCTCAGAAATCTCCATTAAAATCCTGCGGATTGTACAAGTGTCACATGTACGGCTGCTCTCAGGAGtctaaaaagtttaaatctTGCGAGTCTGAAGTCGAGAAGGTTAAATTAAATGCTGATCTTGGAGAGAAAGAAAAAGAAGCTTCATTGCTAAACAgccttaattttatttccaagCCTTATAAATTACAGAATACAAATATCTCAATTAGAACTGAGTTGTATGACTCGTCGCCTAATCCTCAgcaagatattaaaaaaactccTATGACTTACTGCAGGGTTTACAATAAAACTAAATCCGAGAGTAAGAAATTAGACgtggaattaaaaaaagtgcAACAAGAGGATAAAATTACAGagtgtaaaaatttgtttttggaCTCCAGAGCAAGCACTAGAGCTTCTGTGGGCTCGGAATCTTCCGGGCTATCGGAAAAAAAAGTCGATCTTCAAAAAGCAGTAGTGGAGATTGAAACTATGACTCCGGAGCAAATGttgaatttgattattaaaaaacggTACAATCCTACGGGAAAATTGCTTATTGGAAGCATTATTGGACTCCCGGAGAATGAAGGTAAGAATTTAAATGCTGGGAAGGTTAAGGATAGGGAGGGAAAGAGTAAAATGAACCATTTTAGAGAGACAAGGTCTACGGTTAAGAATCAGGAGGTGAAGGTTAATAGGAGTAAGAGTAAGAAATCAGTGCCTAGAAAAAGGAAAAATGAGCTGGCtaatttaactattgatgCTAATTTCGGGATGAATTTACGCGGGCAGTGTATTCAGACTAGGACTATGAAAAATAGGAGGCTAAGGTGTCCCGcgattattttgagtaaaaggAAGGATTTGTCAGATTATATTACTAGTTATCCGAGAGTTGAGCTTAGGAGGAAGGGGAAGATTATTGCTACTGCTAAGAAAAGTCAGATTAATGGGTGTAAAAGGCTTAGTGttggtaataaaaataaagatgagGGGAAACATGAAATTCGGGGTAATTTAAAGGATAGAAATAAttgcaataatattttaaaaagaagaaataaaataataaacacagAATCTTCATTAATAAAACCACGAATGGTTGACGCATCAACGCAGTGTATTGCTACAAAAGATGCGACGACTTTTGTAAACATGGAgactcagaaaaaaaatgaaaagtctctTATTAAGATTGAAGTGATTGATTTAGAAGACGAGGAAGAAATGGAAGAAGTTAAATCAGAGTTTGAAGACAGTAATTCTGAAGAGGAAGAAGAGGAAGAAGAATCTTTGAGGCAGAAGAAGTTTTATAGTGGGAAtgatgttaatattaataatgataatgatgataatgataactTGTCGGCGTTTGTGGCTTTGTCGGACAGGGACATGAGAGTAGCTAGGCTGAGATCGATCGGGTTCAAGCCCATCGAGCCGGTTATTGTCTCAGAGAACGGCTCTTTTGTACAATACTACAATTGTGACGCGAGCACTAGTTCTTTGCATGCCGTGACGGAGAGACAGGTTGACGAGCAGTATAATAAGTACACTAGTGAGGAAAATAATGTTGTTGAGTACATGGACCATGAGCTACATTTTCAGGACATTGAGGAGGATGGGATTAAAcatgattataaaatttctggGGGTAATTTTGATGTTAATAAAGGGGATTATAAGAGTGGGAAGAAACGCAGGTGCAGTTCTTCGGAGGAAGAATTTCAAGATGATGaaagcaaaaattttgacGAGCAGGAGGCTCCCTGGCTTGGATGGAGCAGGAGTACTGCTAATAGATAG